In Candidatus Eisenbacteria bacterium, one genomic interval encodes:
- the fliN gene encoding flagellar motor switch protein FliN → MDETMNPTGDENEEIESIGGSESESTENEEVLGAESGTPDAAGAADEETDPSGGIDSLGLDEQFPQGAGDNDGSSASEEDIDNLLQAAAELGVLDDSENNSLSEVKTVEFPQLVNSHRAGEGANLELLYDVQLPIAVELGRAQMDISEILDLGPGSVVELDKMAGESVDLLVNGVNIGKGEVVVVDEQFGIRITHLLSPRDRVQKLA, encoded by the coding sequence ATGGATGAAACGATGAATCCCACCGGGGATGAAAACGAAGAAATCGAATCGATCGGCGGGTCAGAATCCGAGTCGACCGAAAACGAAGAGGTTTTGGGAGCAGAATCGGGAACACCGGATGCGGCCGGTGCCGCCGATGAGGAAACCGATCCGTCCGGAGGGATCGATTCACTGGGGCTCGATGAGCAATTTCCCCAAGGCGCCGGCGATAACGATGGATCATCAGCATCGGAAGAAGATATTGATAATCTTCTCCAGGCCGCCGCGGAACTTGGTGTGCTGGATGATTCCGAAAACAATTCACTGTCGGAGGTGAAGACGGTTGAGTTTCCACAGCTGGTGAATTCTCACCGCGCCGGCGAGGGAGCGAATCTTGAACTTCTCTATGATGTTCAACTACCCATCGCCGTGGAGTTGGGGCGTGCGCAGATGGATATCTCCGAAATCCTGGATCTGGGTCCGGGGAGCGTTGTGGAGTTGGACAAAATGGCGGGTGAATCGGTCGATCTTCTGGTCAATGGAGTGAATATCGGCAAGGGAGAGGTCGTCGTTGTGGATGAGCAGTTCGGCATCCGGATTACACATCTGTTGTCGCCGCGCGACCGGGTACAGAAACTGGCATGA
- a CDS encoding MinD/ParA family protein translates to MTRQSPDRRRTPAHLSLIHGTSTYRRPGEPIGSFREPISLSVISGKGGVGKSTLVANLAVLFARRGLKVLVLDGDLSLANVDLLLGLVPQYNLWDVVSGKMTLDDIILEGPHGIKLLPAASGVEDMANLDDYRREVLIRSLDDLKSRHDVFLVDTGSGIHRQNIRLAQATREILILTTPEPTAFSDAYATLKVLLSRPIWNAPRLVLNRVRNGAEARRAARRIRSVAQHFLQMKPEVLGMIPEDDLVLRSIHAQEPFVDMFPKSQAAMALESLADQLLHVEEPPRTRLPGHVGVA, encoded by the coding sequence ATGACACGGCAATCACCGGATAGACGAAGGACTCCGGCCCATCTCTCACTCATTCATGGGACGTCGACCTACCGCCGCCCGGGAGAGCCGATCGGCTCTTTTCGGGAACCGATTTCCTTATCAGTGATCAGCGGCAAAGGCGGGGTCGGCAAGAGCACCTTAGTCGCTAATTTGGCCGTCCTCTTTGCCCGCCGGGGACTCAAGGTTCTGGTACTGGATGGCGATCTGAGTCTGGCGAATGTCGATCTTCTGCTCGGTCTTGTGCCTCAGTACAACCTGTGGGATGTCGTCTCCGGAAAGATGACCCTGGACGATATTATTTTGGAAGGTCCGCATGGGATAAAGTTGCTGCCCGCCGCCTCGGGTGTGGAGGATATGGCCAACCTCGACGATTACCGCCGGGAGGTCCTGATCCGTTCATTGGACGATCTGAAGAGCCGTCATGATGTTTTCCTCGTCGACACGGGGAGCGGCATTCATCGTCAAAATATCAGGCTGGCGCAGGCGACACGCGAAATCCTGATTCTCACAACGCCCGAACCGACCGCCTTCTCCGATGCCTATGCCACGTTGAAGGTTCTGCTCAGCCGGCCGATTTGGAATGCGCCGCGATTGGTCCTCAACCGGGTTCGTAACGGCGCGGAAGCGCGGCGCGCGGCCCGCCGGATACGATCCGTCGCACAGCACTTTCTCCAGATGAAACCGGAGGTCCTCGGCATGATACCCGAAGATGATCTCGTGCTGCGTTCGATACACGCCCAAGAACCCTTTGTCGATATGTTTCCCAAATCTCAGGCGGCAATGGCCCTCGAGAGTTTGGCGGATCAGCTGTTGCATGTTGAAGAACCGCCGCGGACCCGCTTGCCGGGACATGTCGGCGTCGCCTAG
- the flhB gene encoding flagellar biosynthesis protein FlhB yields the protein MAEQSFQERTEQATPRRRLEARREGQVARSREVANAIVLLALTAVFSFYGPTFFTKCRDLLVYFFGNMGTIDLSSQGIVGLQIRLTPVLLGLLAPVALTALFSGLVSNVMQVGFHVSSKPLGPKFDRLDPIKGMKRVVSMDSGVELVKSLVKLVIVGSIAWGVVQTAFSTVLPTTGSALSVIISRVGQLFITMGLRVGLALLILAILDYGYQRYRHDQNIKMTRKEVEEEVKQQEGSPQIKSKVRAQQRRLSWQRMMAAIPKADVVITNPTHYAVALRYDRGKMAAPEVVAKGMRKMALRIREIAEKHNVPIVEDPPLARALHKQTEVGQRIPTALFEAVARILAYVYRLHQSRGVA from the coding sequence GTGGCTGAGCAGTCTTTCCAGGAGAGAACCGAGCAAGCGACACCCCGCCGGCGGCTGGAAGCCCGTCGCGAGGGACAGGTAGCGCGCTCCCGGGAGGTGGCCAATGCCATCGTTCTCCTCGCCCTGACCGCTGTCTTTTCCTTCTATGGCCCCACTTTTTTCACCAAGTGCCGGGATCTCTTGGTCTACTTCTTTGGGAATATGGGGACGATCGATCTTTCCTCCCAGGGCATCGTCGGTCTTCAAATCCGTCTGACTCCGGTTCTTTTGGGTCTTCTGGCCCCGGTGGCCCTCACCGCTCTTTTCTCGGGATTAGTCTCCAATGTCATGCAGGTCGGCTTCCATGTTTCGTCCAAGCCGCTGGGCCCCAAGTTTGATCGACTCGATCCTATAAAGGGGATGAAGCGAGTCGTCTCGATGGACAGTGGTGTGGAACTGGTCAAATCACTGGTGAAATTGGTCATCGTCGGTTCCATCGCTTGGGGTGTTGTCCAGACGGCCTTTTCCACCGTCCTGCCGACGACGGGAAGCGCTCTCAGCGTCATCATCAGCCGGGTCGGGCAACTATTCATCACCATGGGTCTCCGCGTCGGTCTGGCCCTGCTCATTCTCGCCATCCTCGATTACGGATATCAGCGCTATCGGCATGATCAAAACATCAAGATGACCCGCAAGGAGGTGGAGGAAGAAGTCAAACAGCAGGAGGGATCGCCGCAGATTAAATCAAAGGTGCGGGCGCAGCAGAGGAGGCTGAGCTGGCAGCGGATGATGGCGGCGATACCCAAAGCCGATGTCGTGATCACGAACCCGACCCATTACGCCGTCGCTCTTCGGTACGACCGCGGCAAGATGGCCGCTCCTGAAGTGGTGGCCAAAGGGATGCGGAAGATGGCTCTCCGCATCCGCGAGATTGCCGAGAAGCACAATGTGCCCATCGTTGAGGATCCGCCGCTGGCCCGGGCGCTGCACAAACAAACGGAAGTTGGACAGAGGATACCCACGGCCCTGTTCGAAGCGGTGGCCCGCATTTTGGCCTATGTCTACCGCCTCCATCAGAGTCGCGGCGTCGCTTAA
- the fliR gene encoding flagellar biosynthetic protein FliR: protein MDFHWVPVALLVLFRSLGFFMTSPILARREIPGQIKVAAAITLTVILTPIAPPGPIEALNTLPGTLLAVVSEALLGALLGLAASFPFVGINLAGQLMGTQMGIGLAGIMDPTSGNSGGIIGRFLETTAILIFLLSDGHHILLRALSFSLRMHPPGTLGMGASVANTLIDLSASIFVVGLEVGGAVLGVLFLAEAAMGFVARTVPQMNIFIIGFPIKIALGLGTLALTLPLFVSTLDRLFAGMESDLITLLRGM from the coding sequence ATGGATTTTCATTGGGTGCCGGTGGCCCTGCTCGTCCTTTTCCGGTCTCTCGGGTTCTTTATGACGAGTCCGATTCTCGCCCGGCGCGAGATTCCCGGCCAAATCAAGGTGGCCGCCGCCATCACTCTGACGGTGATTCTAACCCCAATCGCGCCCCCCGGGCCGATTGAAGCGCTCAACACTCTCCCTGGGACGCTGCTGGCGGTCGTCTCCGAGGCCCTGTTGGGGGCCTTGCTGGGTTTGGCCGCATCTTTCCCCTTTGTCGGAATCAATCTGGCCGGGCAGCTGATGGGGACACAGATGGGAATCGGACTGGCAGGGATCATGGATCCGACCTCCGGCAACTCCGGTGGTATTATCGGCCGTTTTCTGGAGACGACGGCCATCCTCATCTTTCTCCTCTCCGACGGGCATCATATCCTTCTCAGAGCCCTCTCCTTCAGTCTCAGGATGCATCCCCCGGGGACTCTGGGGATGGGAGCCTCCGTGGCGAACACCCTGATAGACCTCTCCGCCTCGATTTTTGTGGTGGGGCTGGAAGTCGGGGGCGCTGTCCTGGGCGTACTGTTTTTAGCCGAAGCTGCCATGGGATTTGTCGCTCGAACCGTTCCCCAGATGAATATTTTCATCATCGGCTTCCCCATTAAGATCGCTTTGGGACTCGGCACATTGGCCCTAACTCTGCCTCTTTTCGTATCAACGCTCGATCGTCTCTTCGCAGGAATGGAATCCGACCTCATAACTCTCCTACGTGGCATGTAG
- the flhA gene encoding flagellar biosynthesis protein FlhA, with protein MMSQSEKIYDSWLVRRADILVAGSILLLLAILVIPVPAPVLDILLILSLTSGLVILMLTIYVANPLDFSVFPTVLLLITLFRLSLNVASTRQILLNAYGGKVIGAFGSFVVGGNYAVGLVVFIILVAIQFLVITKGAGRIAEVTARFTLDAMPGRQMAIDADLNAGLIDEIEARRRRREISRQADFYGAMDGASKFVRGDAIAGIVITLINIIGGLAIGLTQQGMGIGEAARTYTLLTIGDGLVAQLPALVISTASGIIITRSEGQGSLGREVMRQSLSEPRAPLVVAGILLALGLVPGLPFLPFFILGGLTAGVGLLARQEVARQKERAIQLRKPKVSDGPEKVERLLDVDSLELEIGYGLIPLVDEKSGGDLARRVSMIRRQIATELGLVVPPIRIRDNIRLSADSYIINIRGVEVARGNLIVDHDLAMGGSPDAPPLSGIPTKEPAFGLQAIWITRGQREEAEARGYTVVEPSAVLTTHFTEVIRRHGHELLGRQETQRLIDQIKTQYPAVVEELMPQHLNLGGVQKVLQRLIEERVSIRDLVTILETLADYAPSVKDLDMLVEKVRESLGRALIQPYKDKRGILHAIALDPGLEHELLDSLREGDGHRYLILPPDQLQALVEEIRQAIELSVVVSPQPLILCSQAIRPYLRELIIRFVPHLVVLSYAEVAHAPSLRTTAVVKGTHEYSKVSSA; from the coding sequence ATGATGAGTCAGAGCGAAAAGATCTACGATTCCTGGCTTGTCCGTCGGGCGGATATCCTGGTGGCGGGTTCTATCCTGCTTCTCCTGGCCATCCTGGTCATTCCCGTCCCGGCGCCCGTACTCGATATCTTACTCATCCTCAGCCTGACCTCGGGGTTGGTCATTCTGATGCTCACGATCTATGTCGCCAATCCTCTCGATTTCAGCGTTTTTCCAACCGTCCTGCTGCTGATCACCCTATTCCGTCTTTCTCTCAATGTCGCCTCGACACGCCAGATCCTGCTGAACGCCTACGGCGGCAAAGTCATCGGCGCCTTCGGGAGCTTTGTCGTGGGAGGCAATTACGCCGTCGGTCTGGTGGTCTTTATCATTTTGGTCGCGATTCAGTTCCTTGTGATTACCAAGGGAGCCGGAAGGATTGCCGAGGTGACGGCGCGTTTCACATTGGACGCCATGCCCGGCCGGCAGATGGCGATCGATGCCGATCTGAACGCGGGGCTGATCGATGAAATCGAGGCGCGAAGGCGCCGGAGAGAGATCAGCCGCCAGGCCGACTTTTATGGCGCGATGGATGGAGCGTCGAAATTCGTCCGCGGCGATGCGATTGCCGGCATCGTCATCACCTTGATCAATATTATCGGCGGGCTGGCGATCGGTTTAACACAGCAGGGGATGGGGATCGGCGAAGCGGCCCGGACTTATACACTTCTCACGATCGGTGACGGATTGGTGGCGCAGCTCCCCGCTCTAGTGATTTCCACCGCATCGGGTATCATCATCACCCGTTCGGAGGGGCAGGGGAGTCTCGGACGCGAGGTCATGCGGCAATCCCTCTCCGAGCCGCGGGCTCCTCTTGTTGTGGCGGGAATCCTCCTGGCATTGGGGCTGGTTCCGGGGCTTCCCTTTCTGCCCTTCTTTATCCTCGGCGGACTGACGGCGGGTGTGGGTCTCCTGGCGCGCCAAGAGGTCGCCCGTCAAAAGGAAAGAGCCATACAACTGAGAAAGCCCAAAGTCTCCGACGGACCGGAGAAGGTCGAGCGGCTCCTGGACGTCGATTCATTGGAATTGGAAATCGGATACGGATTGATTCCGCTCGTGGATGAGAAGAGTGGGGGCGATCTCGCCCGCCGGGTTTCGATGATCCGCCGGCAGATCGCGACCGAATTGGGCCTGGTTGTCCCGCCGATCCGGATCCGGGATAACATCCGGCTCTCCGCGGACAGCTACATTATCAATATCCGGGGTGTTGAGGTGGCTCGCGGAAATCTCATTGTCGATCACGATCTTGCCATGGGCGGATCGCCCGACGCGCCCCCCCTCAGCGGGATTCCAACGAAAGAACCGGCCTTCGGTCTGCAGGCGATCTGGATTACGCGGGGCCAGCGTGAGGAAGCGGAAGCCCGCGGATACACCGTTGTGGAACCCTCGGCTGTTCTTACCACCCACTTTACTGAGGTGATCCGCCGGCATGGGCACGAACTCCTCGGCCGGCAGGAAACACAGCGTCTCATCGACCAGATCAAGACCCAATACCCGGCCGTCGTCGAAGAGCTGATGCCCCAGCATCTCAACCTCGGGGGCGTGCAAAAGGTTCTTCAGCGACTCATAGAGGAGCGGGTTTCGATTCGGGATCTCGTCACCATTTTGGAGACGTTGGCGGATTATGCCCCATCAGTCAAAGACTTAGACATGTTGGTTGAGAAAGTCCGCGAATCTCTGGGGCGCGCCTTGATCCAACCATATAAGGATAAACGGGGAATCCTGCATGCTATTGCGCTGGACCCCGGTTTGGAGCATGAGCTGTTGGATAGTTTAAGGGAGGGAGACGGTCACCGTTACCTCATCCTCCCTCCGGACCAATTACAGGCACTGGTGGAGGAGATTCGCCAAGCGATAGAACTCTCGGTCGTGGTTTCTCCACAACCGCTGATTCTCTGTTCGCAAGCGATTCGACCCTATCTGCGGGAGTTGATCATCCGATTCGTGCCGCACTTGGTGGTTCTCTCGTATGCGGAAGTGGCCCATGCCCCTTCGCTCAGGACCACGGCGGTGGTGAAAGGTACTCATGAATATTCGAAGGTTTCAAGCGCGTGA
- a CDS encoding flagellar biosynthetic protein FliO, with protein MILPLFIIGSGLTTPTQAETELASAGGLVGRIALSLIIVLGLLALLYYTYRRLQRRTRGKVTGYGIDVEAQKALGRNSWVALIGIGDRKVLVGITQQRITRLGSWREQPQEESQPQAAKTEEFSHALEDRMNRLRNLGFPVRISATGMEDTVKEDNR; from the coding sequence ATGATCTTACCACTCTTCATTATCGGATCAGGTTTAACAACACCGACACAGGCTGAAACCGAACTCGCCTCGGCGGGCGGACTCGTCGGGCGTATCGCCCTTTCATTGATCATTGTTCTCGGTCTGCTCGCCCTCCTTTATTATACCTACCGGCGTCTTCAAAGGAGAACGCGCGGCAAGGTAACGGGGTACGGGATCGATGTGGAGGCCCAGAAGGCCCTGGGAAGAAACTCCTGGGTCGCTCTCATCGGCATTGGTGATCGCAAAGTGCTCGTCGGTATCACACAGCAGCGGATAACACGCCTGGGAAGCTGGAGGGAACAGCCTCAGGAAGAGAGCCAGCCTCAAGCAGCCAAGACAGAAGAATTCTCCCATGCGCTTGAGGATCGTATGAACCGGTTGAGGAATCTTGGTTTCCCCGTCCGGATTTCTGCGACGGGAATGGAAGACACGGTTAAGGAGGACAATCGGTAA
- a CDS encoding FliA/WhiG family RNA polymerase sigma factor — MEDTSEFLRLVAKPVPPNLEREQKKREEALRRYAPLVKYVVDKVAAGLPRTVDKEDLISTAIIGLYDALEKFDADRGTKFETYAIWRIKGAVLDELRSLDWASRTIRRKARQVEKTCRLLDQQLGRPACDEEVARAMSMRLTEYHKLLDDIRGSMLLSLDSTVTVDDEHELSGLSDMIQDAEAIDALEQIETTESRDLLLRSVNALSEQERLVLALYYYEEMTLKEIGETLNISESRVSQIHTKAVQRLRTRLRPLLQGESMGCVDRAA, encoded by the coding sequence ATGGAGGACACATCTGAATTTCTCCGGTTGGTAGCCAAACCTGTACCGCCGAATCTGGAGCGGGAGCAGAAAAAACGGGAAGAGGCTCTCCGACGGTATGCACCCTTGGTGAAGTATGTGGTCGACAAAGTGGCCGCGGGTCTTCCCCGAACGGTGGACAAGGAGGACCTCATCAGCACGGCGATCATCGGCCTGTATGATGCGCTGGAGAAATTCGACGCAGACCGTGGAACAAAATTCGAGACATACGCCATTTGGAGGATCAAAGGGGCTGTCTTGGATGAACTTCGATCCCTTGACTGGGCCTCACGGACCATCCGGCGCAAGGCCCGCCAAGTGGAAAAGACCTGCCGCTTGCTGGATCAACAGCTCGGACGGCCCGCCTGCGATGAAGAGGTGGCGCGCGCCATGAGCATGCGGCTCACCGAGTACCACAAGCTCCTCGACGATATACGCGGTTCGATGCTTCTTTCGCTCGATTCGACGGTGACCGTGGATGACGAACATGAGCTATCAGGGCTCTCGGACATGATTCAGGACGCGGAGGCGATCGACGCTCTTGAACAGATTGAAACAACCGAATCCCGCGATCTTCTTCTTAGAAGTGTCAACGCCCTTTCCGAGCAGGAGAGACTCGTGTTGGCCCTTTATTACTACGAGGAGATGACGCTCAAGGAGATCGGTGAAACATTGAACATTTCCGAATCCCGTGTCAGCCAGATTCACACAAAGGCGGTGCAGCGCCTGAGAACAAGATTACGGCCGCTTCTTCAGGGTGAATCGATGGGGTGCGTGGATCGGGCCGCTTAA
- the fliM gene encoding flagellar motor switch protein FliM encodes MANILSQDEVDALLGAIPTDDEEAEERQQEVSEASDKKISSYDFRRPSRVSREQLKILQNLHVPFSRRLGVLLSTLLRARVTAELMSLEQFSYGEYIISLPQSAGVFLLDLKEENGTTILDMQSALGLAMFDKLLGGSGLSPEEERDMTPIEATIISKMVGKILPALKEVWAPICALEPVMRPFELNPQLQNLLPPTETVLVLTLQVSMPKTSGLITLTYPFPFIETILGHLAGENRFLVSRDPLSEETKKEIKHALGMGPMDIAVQLGRSDVTVYDFLKLKVGDVLPLDAKVEDPVNIIVDGYTKFLGRPGRTKKWKAVQILGVYDGTQTTVSEGEARHG; translated from the coding sequence GTGGCGAACATCCTAAGCCAGGATGAAGTTGATGCCCTACTCGGCGCTATTCCGACGGATGACGAGGAAGCTGAGGAGCGACAACAAGAAGTTTCGGAGGCGAGCGATAAAAAAATCTCTTCCTATGACTTCCGGCGCCCCAGTCGTGTCTCCAGGGAACAGCTGAAGATTTTACAAAACCTTCATGTTCCTTTCTCCCGGAGACTGGGTGTTCTGCTCTCAACTCTTCTGAGAGCGCGTGTGACGGCGGAGTTAATGAGCCTCGAGCAATTCAGCTATGGGGAATATATCATCAGCCTTCCGCAATCAGCCGGCGTCTTTCTCCTGGATCTCAAGGAGGAAAACGGAACAACGATCCTGGATATGCAATCCGCCCTCGGTTTGGCGATGTTTGATAAACTACTCGGCGGCTCCGGCCTTTCACCTGAAGAAGAAAGGGATATGACGCCGATTGAAGCGACCATCATTTCGAAAATGGTGGGGAAAATTCTGCCGGCTTTAAAGGAGGTTTGGGCGCCGATATGTGCTCTGGAGCCGGTCATGAGGCCATTCGAGCTGAATCCCCAGCTTCAGAACCTTTTGCCGCCGACTGAAACGGTTCTTGTATTGACCCTCCAGGTCTCCATGCCGAAGACCTCGGGACTGATTACTTTGACATATCCGTTCCCGTTTATTGAGACGATTCTCGGGCATCTGGCCGGGGAGAACCGTTTTCTGGTCTCCCGCGATCCGCTGAGTGAAGAGACAAAAAAGGAAATCAAGCACGCGCTGGGTATGGGGCCGATGGACATCGCGGTGCAATTAGGCCGAAGCGATGTTACGGTTTACGATTTCCTGAAACTGAAAGTAGGAGACGTCCTTCCCTTGGATGCCAAGGTCGAGGACCCCGTTAACATTATCGTTGACGGATATACAAAGTTTTTGGGTCGCCCCGGGCGAACCAAGAAATGGAAAGCTGTTCAAATCTTGGGCGTTTATGACGGAACCCAAACCACTGTGAGCGAAGGAGAGGCTCGACATGGATGA
- the fliQ gene encoding flagellar biosynthesis protein FliQ produces MTVTEAIELFKHTLWLALLMSAPMLLFGLVTGLIVSVFQAVTQIQEMTLTFIPKILAVVLSLFLFLPWMVHKMMDFTIELFSNLGGVG; encoded by the coding sequence ATGACGGTCACCGAGGCAATTGAGCTCTTCAAGCACACCCTTTGGCTGGCGCTGCTCATGTCGGCGCCGATGCTTTTGTTCGGGCTGGTGACCGGGTTGATCGTCTCGGTCTTCCAGGCCGTGACACAGATACAGGAGATGACCCTCACATTTATTCCGAAAATCCTCGCGGTGGTGCTCTCGCTCTTTCTCTTTCTGCCCTGGATGGTCCACAAAATGATGGATTTCACCATCGAGCTGTTTTCAAACCTGGGCGGAGTCGGCTAG
- a CDS encoding flagellar basal body-associated FliL family protein, protein MAGEAAEIREKAGPQGEAAVNDQEQPAGEGTGKKKFGLKLPSLPKIPTAVAKIAVLVLVIAVTAVISFVVITKVLAPRLNAPVDEELIAGEVAPEPETAPSPPPSLIHSVDEIIVNPAGTSGRRFLKVGVTFELEGEGVVEEMAARNPQIRDLLIREFSSRGLEEAVDPVLREEIRESILIKVNEILVNGKALNLYFTDYIVQ, encoded by the coding sequence ATGGCGGGAGAGGCTGCAGAAATTAGAGAAAAGGCCGGACCGCAGGGTGAGGCCGCGGTAAACGATCAGGAACAGCCGGCCGGCGAGGGCACAGGCAAGAAGAAATTCGGTCTAAAACTGCCGTCCCTCCCGAAGATTCCTACCGCGGTGGCAAAGATCGCGGTTCTTGTCCTGGTCATTGCGGTGACGGCGGTGATCTCCTTTGTGGTCATTACAAAGGTTCTCGCACCGAGGCTGAACGCGCCGGTCGACGAAGAGCTGATCGCGGGTGAAGTTGCGCCCGAACCTGAAACGGCGCCCTCGCCGCCGCCGTCTCTTATACATTCAGTGGATGAGATTATCGTCAATCCGGCGGGCACGTCGGGCCGGCGGTTTCTCAAGGTGGGGGTCACCTTCGAACTGGAAGGTGAGGGGGTTGTGGAGGAGATGGCGGCCCGCAATCCGCAAATCCGTGATCTCCTTATACGGGAATTCAGTTCGCGGGGCCTCGAAGAAGCCGTTGACCCCGTTCTGAGAGAGGAGATCCGTGAATCGATATTGATTAAGGTCAACGAGATCCTTGTCAATGGCAAAGCCCTGAATCTCTATTTTACGGACTACATCGTCCAGTAG
- the fliP gene encoding flagellar type III secretion system pore protein FliP (The bacterial flagellar biogenesis protein FliP forms a type III secretion system (T3SS)-type pore required for flagellar assembly.), with protein MLASGTAHAGPSLTVSMGEEEGSERVASTIQIVFLLTLLSMAPALILMVTSFTRIIIVLGFLRQAMSTQQMPPNPVLIGLALFLTFFVMSPVWTQIHQEAVRPYLNGEITPGDALKNGVAPLRGFMASQTREKDMALFQGLSKREKPANLGEVPLEVLIPSFMISELRKAFQMGFVLYLPFLIIDMVVASVLMSMGMLMLPPVMISLPFKILLFVLADGWHLVVRSIVTSFF; from the coding sequence ATGCTGGCGTCGGGAACAGCCCATGCCGGGCCCTCGCTGACCGTTTCGATGGGTGAGGAGGAGGGATCCGAGCGGGTCGCTTCAACCATACAAATCGTTTTCTTGTTGACCCTTCTCTCCATGGCCCCGGCGCTTATTCTCATGGTGACCTCGTTCACGAGGATCATCATTGTTCTCGGTTTCCTGCGCCAGGCCATGAGCACGCAGCAAATGCCGCCTAATCCCGTCCTGATCGGGCTGGCGCTCTTCCTCACTTTTTTTGTCATGTCTCCCGTGTGGACGCAGATCCACCAAGAAGCGGTTCGTCCTTATCTGAATGGGGAAATAACTCCGGGGGACGCTTTGAAAAATGGCGTGGCCCCGCTGCGCGGTTTCATGGCTTCGCAGACACGGGAAAAGGATATGGCTCTATTCCAAGGACTCTCGAAGCGTGAAAAGCCGGCCAATCTGGGTGAAGTGCCGCTGGAGGTTCTTATCCCCTCCTTCATGATCAGCGAATTGAGGAAAGCGTTTCAGATGGGATTTGTGCTCTATCTGCCTTTTCTCATCATCGACATGGTTGTCGCCAGTGTTTTGATGTCGATGGGGATGCTGATGCTCCCACCGGTCATGATCAGTCTTCCTTTCAAGATCCTGCTTTTTGTTCTGGCGGATGGCTGGCACTTGGTCGTTCGGTCCATCGTGACGAGTTTCTTCTAG